The following proteins come from a genomic window of Vallitaleaceae bacterium 9-2:
- a CDS encoding AzlC family ABC transporter permease gives MQNMTSNEFVTPTYMNGLKAGFPIALGYLVVSFTFGMTACLNGFTLYEAVFMSMTNVTSAGQFAGMNLLISGTKYVELLLTVSIINIRYLLMSTALSQKISRTMPLYQKFILAFGVTDETFTVASVEVETITFPYFMGLVTLPYLGWSGGTFFGSLMDTFLNPDMQHAAAIALYCMFIALVLPPMKHHKNIRHVVFATMLIRLTMLLLPVVNQLSSGYAIILSACIGAFYGAYLEHKTSTEVNA, from the coding sequence ATGCAAAACATGACTTCAAATGAATTTGTTACACCGACTTATATGAATGGATTAAAAGCAGGTTTTCCAATTGCTTTGGGATACCTGGTTGTTTCATTTACTTTTGGCATGACAGCCTGTTTAAACGGATTTACTCTGTACGAAGCCGTCTTCATGAGTATGACAAATGTGACATCTGCAGGGCAATTTGCAGGAATGAACCTTTTAATTTCCGGCACCAAATACGTCGAACTACTCTTAACCGTCAGCATCATTAATATTCGCTATTTATTAATGTCCACTGCCCTGTCTCAAAAGATCTCAAGAACCATGCCACTTTATCAAAAATTTATTCTTGCGTTTGGTGTTACAGACGAGACATTTACCGTCGCATCCGTTGAGGTCGAAACCATTACCTTCCCATACTTTATGGGTCTGGTCACTTTACCATATCTTGGATGGTCTGGTGGAACATTTTTTGGTTCTTTGATGGATACTTTTTTAAATCCTGATATGCAACATGCTGCTGCTATTGCACTATATTGCATGTTCATTGCACTGGTATTACCTCCCATGAAGCATCATAAAAATATACGTCATGTTGTTTTTGCAACAATGCTTATTCGTCTAACGATGTTGCTCTTGCCTGTTGTCAATCAGTTATCATCTGGATATGCCATTATTTTATCCGCATGTATCGGCGCCTTTTACGGTGCGTATCTTGAGCATAAAACATCTACGGAGGTAAACGCATGA
- a CDS encoding AzlD domain-containing protein, whose amino-acid sequence MKPIYGIILMALTTYIIRVSPFVLFRKKIESPFIQSFLFYIPYAILTAMTIPDIFYSTHFVPAAVAGTLVALLLGWFEKSLITVSMSAVAIAYIVITLFN is encoded by the coding sequence ATGAAACCTATATATGGAATTATATTAATGGCACTAACAACCTATATTATACGTGTAAGTCCTTTTGTTCTCTTTAGAAAAAAGATTGAATCTCCCTTTATCCAATCTTTTCTCTTTTATATTCCCTATGCAATTTTAACCGCGATGACCATTCCGGATATTTTCTACTCTACACATTTTGTACCTGCCGCTGTTGCAGGCACACTTGTCGCTTTACTATTAGGATGGTTTGAAAAAAGTCTCATCACCGTATCTATGTCAGCTGTCGCAATCGCTTATATTGTTATTACCCTATTTAATTAG
- a CDS encoding lactate utilization protein, translating into MNPVQQKYQNQAKTIIEALQKRNMNGYYFETSQEAILFIQNFIKPTSTVSWGGSMTLHESGIIDAVKTMDLVCLDRDMADTVQARHQIAQKALSANYYLTSTNAITLDGKLVNIDGNGNRVAALIFGPDNVIVVAGMNKVSLDETDALSRVKNIAAPANTVRLNQNTPCSHTGKCHNCLVDDCICSHTVITRRCNRANRIHVLLVGEVLGY; encoded by the coding sequence ATGAATCCTGTTCAACAAAAATATCAAAATCAAGCCAAAACAATTATTGAGGCACTTCAAAAAAGAAATATGAACGGATACTATTTTGAAACTTCTCAAGAGGCTATCTTGTTTATCCAAAATTTTATCAAGCCAACTTCCACTGTAAGTTGGGGTGGCTCCATGACATTACACGAATCCGGGATTATTGATGCTGTAAAAACGATGGACCTGGTTTGTCTTGACCGAGATATGGCTGACACTGTACAAGCACGTCACCAAATTGCTCAAAAAGCTTTAAGTGCCAATTACTATTTAACCAGTACAAATGCTATCACTCTAGACGGCAAACTCGTTAATATTGATGGTAACGGAAATCGCGTTGCCGCCCTTATCTTTGGTCCTGATAACGTTATCGTTGTTGCCGGTATGAATAAAGTTAGTCTCGATGAAACCGATGCACTTAGCCGTGTCAAAAATATTGCGGCGCCTGCAAATACTGTGCGTCTTAATCAAAACACGCCTTGTTCACATACCGGAAAGTGCCACAATTGTCTTGTTGATGATTGTATCTGTTCACATACCGTCATTACAAGACGCTGTAACCGCGCAAACAGAATACACGTTCTTTTGGTTGGTGAAGTGCTAGGCTATTAG
- the amrA gene encoding AmmeMemoRadiSam system protein A: MKKTVVFMPHPPIIIKEIGGDEARGAKETIQGMEKLAKKIREIQPDTIIFVSPHGNAFSDATCILDGDVFEGSFYQFGHEHMTFQKTVEQSLTKKIVEVLQQEHINTVLMTKELAQTYNIRTGLDHGVLVPMYFIDQEYDAYNIVHLTPGFTPLTDNYHIGQCIGNVIDDYMRETNQEILIVISGDLSHALKDSGPYAYHPDGQVFDHLVQKAIIEKNVNPLLELSSDFIENAAQCGLRPYLIGFGIMSKVIDISKIISYEGPFGVGYLTGYLESGGSAQDDKRADAYVKLAKKSIEHYVQTGRKYTFEPEAFPAEFISKESKNKAGVFVSIHKYGQLRGCIGTIQPTQDNVIEEIIYNGISACASDPRFNPVVKSELADLEIKVDVLMPIEAIDDVNKLDVSRYGVIVEQGRKRGLLLPNLEGIDSVKEQIHIAKQKAGINEGHYALFRFEVKRHG, encoded by the coding sequence TTGAAAAAAACCGTTGTTTTTATGCCGCATCCACCGATTATCATTAAAGAAATCGGAGGAGATGAAGCGCGAGGCGCAAAGGAAACGATTCAGGGAATGGAAAAATTAGCAAAGAAGATTCGAGAGATTCAACCCGATACCATTATCTTTGTTTCACCCCATGGCAATGCGTTTTCAGATGCTACATGCATCCTTGATGGTGATGTCTTTGAAGGATCTTTTTATCAATTTGGTCATGAACACATGACGTTCCAAAAAACTGTGGAACAGTCGCTTACCAAAAAAATTGTTGAAGTGTTACAACAAGAGCACATTAACACAGTATTGATGACAAAAGAATTAGCTCAAACCTATAATATACGAACAGGTTTAGATCATGGGGTTTTAGTACCTATGTATTTTATTGATCAAGAGTATGATGCATATAACATTGTACATTTAACACCTGGATTTACGCCGTTAACGGATAATTATCACATTGGTCAGTGCATTGGAAACGTCATTGATGATTACATGCGAGAGACCAATCAAGAAATACTTATTGTAATTAGTGGCGATTTATCCCATGCATTAAAAGATAGTGGTCCTTATGCATATCACCCGGATGGTCAAGTATTTGATCACCTTGTGCAAAAGGCAATCATTGAAAAAAATGTCAATCCTTTGTTGGAGTTAAGCTCGGATTTTATCGAAAATGCAGCTCAGTGCGGGTTAAGACCTTATCTTATCGGATTTGGAATTATGTCAAAGGTTATAGATATATCAAAAATAATAAGTTATGAAGGACCCTTTGGCGTTGGTTATTTAACAGGGTATTTAGAATCAGGAGGGAGTGCTCAAGACGATAAAAGAGCCGATGCTTATGTTAAACTGGCAAAAAAAAGTATAGAACACTATGTTCAAACCGGTAGAAAATATACGTTTGAACCTGAAGCTTTTCCGGCAGAGTTTATATCAAAAGAAAGTAAAAACAAAGCAGGTGTATTTGTCTCGATTCATAAATATGGTCAATTAAGGGGATGTATTGGAACGATTCAGCCGACGCAAGATAATGTTATTGAAGAGATTATTTATAATGGAATTAGTGCGTGTGCATCAGATCCAAGGTTTAATCCTGTCGTTAAGAGTGAGTTAGCTGACTTGGAGATTAAGGTAGATGTCCTTATGCCGATCGAAGCCATTGACGATGTGAATAAACTTGATGTAAGTCGATATGGTGTTATTGTTGAACAAGGGCGTAAACGTGGATTGTTGCTTCCTAACCTTGAAGGTATTGATTCAGTTAAAGAACAGATTCATATTGCAAAGCAAAAAGCTGGAATTAACGAAGGTCACTATGCTTTGTTTAGATTTGAAGTCAAAAGGCATGGCTAG
- the amrS gene encoding AmmeMemoRadiSam system radical SAM enzyme: MREAMYYTTMKNQQLQCQLCPHYCVLKQGHTGRCLVRKNIEGKLYSLNYGKLSAIAIDPIEKKPLHHFFPGSEILSVGSYGCNMECEFCQNCDISREFNIPKQYIKPEDIVNSAMDHDLKSIAYTYNEPTVFYEWMIETAKCAKEHGIRNVMVTNGFINPEPFIQLAPLLDAMNIDIKTYDDKQYQRICAGRLAPVLKTIELAKGYGIHVELTCLIVPKLNDDIEQLDKLFEQIHQRVGDIELHVSRYFPRYHYNEPATDIALMLKIKEVAKKYFSYVSLGNVR, translated from the coding sequence ATGCGAGAAGCAATGTATTATACGACAATGAAGAATCAACAATTACAGTGTCAATTGTGTCCACATTATTGTGTACTTAAACAAGGGCATACAGGGCGATGCTTAGTTAGAAAAAATATTGAAGGAAAGCTTTATAGTTTAAATTATGGAAAGCTAAGTGCAATTGCCATTGATCCTATTGAAAAGAAGCCGTTGCATCATTTTTTTCCTGGGAGCGAGATTCTCTCTGTAGGAAGCTATGGGTGCAACATGGAGTGCGAGTTTTGTCAAAATTGCGACATATCTAGAGAATTTAATATACCAAAGCAATATATAAAACCTGAAGATATTGTTAATAGTGCAATGGACCACGACCTTAAAAGTATTGCCTATACATATAATGAACCGACAGTCTTTTACGAATGGATGATAGAAACAGCCAAATGTGCGAAAGAACATGGAATCCGTAATGTTATGGTGACCAATGGATTTATTAACCCTGAGCCGTTTATTCAATTGGCTCCACTGCTTGATGCAATGAATATTGATATCAAAACATATGATGATAAGCAATATCAACGTATTTGTGCTGGACGCTTGGCGCCTGTATTAAAAACGATTGAATTGGCAAAGGGATATGGGATTCATGTTGAACTTACCTGTCTTATCGTTCCAAAGCTTAACGATGATATTGAACAGCTTGATAAACTTTTTGAGCAAATCCATCAACGTGTGGGGGATATTGAATTACATGTAAGTCGATATTTCCCAAGATATCATTATAATGAACCGGCAACAGACATTGCATTAATGCTAAAAATAAAAGAAGTGGCAAAAAAATATTTTAGTTATGTAAGCTTAGGAAATGTGAGGTGA
- a CDS encoding Bax inhibitor-1/YccA family protein, translated as MNDNTLTIQGLNAFLSKVFMWMFFGLMLTALTSLTVASSPLLLSLIFSNRLIFFGLLIGEFALVIVLSKNALKYSYGKTVGLFLFYSFLNGLTLSSILLLYTGQSIATAFMIASVVFGVMALYGYVTKTDLTPFRSFLMVGVIGIIVLTVINIFLGNGTLFYLINLAGVVIFAGLTAYDLQKMKSLYAYSVNNTQVASGNIAVTGALTLYLDFINLFLFILRLSGKQR; from the coding sequence ATGAACGATAATACATTAACAATACAAGGACTAAATGCTTTTTTATCCAAAGTTTTTATGTGGATGTTTTTTGGTCTGATGCTAACCGCACTGACCTCTTTAACTGTTGCTTCTTCACCTTTACTTCTTAGTTTGATTTTTTCAAACAGACTCATCTTTTTTGGGCTACTCATTGGTGAATTTGCTCTAGTTATTGTTTTATCAAAAAACGCATTAAAATATAGTTATGGAAAAACCGTCGGATTATTTTTATTTTACTCATTCCTTAATGGTTTAACCCTATCTTCCATATTGCTTCTATATACTGGACAAAGTATTGCAACCGCATTTATGATTGCAAGTGTCGTATTTGGAGTAATGGCTCTATATGGTTATGTCACCAAAACAGATTTGACACCATTTCGCTCATTTTTAATGGTTGGTGTTATTGGAATTATTGTGCTGACTGTAATTAATATCTTTTTAGGTAATGGAACATTATTTTATTTGATTAATTTAGCCGGTGTTGTCATCTTTGCCGGTCTAACTGCATATGATTTACAAAAAATGAAGTCCTTATATGCATACAGCGTCAACAACACTCAAGTTGCTTCTGGTAATATTGCTGTAACCGGTGCACTGACACTATATTTAGATTTCATCAACTTGTTCTTATTTATCTTACGCCTGTCCGGCAAGCAAAGATAG
- a CDS encoding M14 family zinc carboxypeptidase has product MNISKKLSFIFIFIFPFVFSFSTGVCAQAELVQLSNGESMSSQDLFSLAVALEKKYPTLIYVDIIGYSVDQKPLYSIIMTADVDTLRRQKDFNILRQHYFVEAGTHARETVNPLIVMKQIEDYAIDYHQENHIQEFSLSQMLEEVAIHFLPLTNPDGFDLVKFGEASVQTQHGRKLLLSVGDDHYTNFKSGISGVDHNRNYPQHYFDMDENIWKNIWQLNISNLHATSPSAEFYPGPHPASEPEVKTVMNYILRYDFRNYISFHSRGNVLYWNKYFAPDYYNQRSKTLAQTIQIANGYELMDEDNGLGSGYLSDFTSSETLKPLITVETLPISTDLPTQAHLYPTAYEANRLVPLYAISEGQKTGYFPYRLYVDDVYVRDFENLTYANAIAQKYNGKIVEGDATPSMFLNKKKRTHSIYEFLIKHLPLI; this is encoded by the coding sequence ATGAACATATCAAAAAAATTATCGTTTATTTTTATCTTTATTTTTCCATTCGTTTTTTCGTTCTCAACGGGTGTCTGCGCCCAAGCTGAGCTTGTCCAACTATCGAACGGAGAATCCATGTCGTCTCAGGACCTTTTTTCACTGGCTGTTGCACTAGAAAAAAAATATCCCACTCTTATATATGTTGATATTATCGGCTATTCTGTCGATCAAAAGCCTCTCTATTCCATCATCATGACCGCAGATGTTGATACACTTCGTCGCCAAAAAGATTTTAACATATTACGTCAACACTACTTTGTCGAAGCCGGAACCCATGCCCGCGAAACTGTAAATCCTCTCATTGTCATGAAGCAAATTGAAGACTACGCTATTGATTACCATCAGGAAAACCATATTCAAGAATTTTCCCTTTCGCAAATGCTTGAAGAGGTCGCTATCCATTTTTTACCATTAACAAATCCTGATGGTTTTGACCTGGTAAAGTTTGGTGAAGCATCAGTTCAGACCCAACATGGACGCAAACTATTATTATCGGTTGGCGATGACCACTACACCAACTTCAAATCCGGTATCTCTGGAGTGGACCATAATAGAAACTATCCCCAACACTACTTTGACATGGATGAAAATATCTGGAAAAACATTTGGCAATTAAATATAAGCAATTTACATGCAACGTCGCCATCTGCAGAATTTTATCCCGGACCGCACCCCGCATCCGAACCCGAAGTCAAAACTGTTATGAACTATATCTTGCGTTATGATTTTCGCAACTATATAAGTTTTCACTCAAGAGGCAATGTTCTCTATTGGAATAAATACTTTGCCCCCGATTACTACAATCAGCGAAGTAAAACATTAGCTCAAACCATTCAAATCGCAAATGGCTATGAACTCATGGATGAAGATAACGGATTAGGCAGCGGCTATTTGAGTGATTTTACGTCAAGCGAAACACTAAAGCCACTGATTACTGTCGAAACACTCCCTATCTCTACCGATTTACCAACACAAGCGCATCTCTACCCAACTGCCTATGAAGCTAATCGTCTTGTCCCATTGTATGCCATTAGCGAAGGACAAAAAACAGGGTACTTCCCCTATCGATTATATGTGGATGATGTCTATGTCCGTGACTTTGAAAATCTAACTTACGCTAACGCCATCGCGCAAAAATATAATGGTAAAATTGTTGAAGGCGATGCTACACCTTCCATGTTTTTAAATAAAAAGAAAAGAACTCATAGTATCTATGAGTTCTTGATAAAACACTTACCATTAATATGA
- the lepB gene encoding signal peptidase I, which translates to MKKIMAEVLEYVKIIIIALLITNFLNVFVFSLSEVRQSSMETTLMENDQLVVERLSYSFGEPKRGDIIVFIDELEVKNTIPARIKRLYEDMLSKIRQKDGHLRLVKRVIGLPGDEINIEDGYVFVNGQRLEEEYLSVPTNAKSLDYPLLVEEDHYFVLGDNRTVSLDSRDFGSVPIEKIEGRVMFRFWPLNKMGLLK; encoded by the coding sequence ATGAAAAAAATAATGGCAGAAGTATTGGAATATGTAAAAATTATCATTATTGCATTGCTAATTACAAACTTTCTTAATGTGTTTGTGTTTAGTTTATCGGAAGTTAGACAATCATCCATGGAGACGACACTCATGGAAAATGATCAACTCGTTGTTGAGCGTTTGTCGTATAGTTTTGGCGAGCCAAAGCGTGGGGATATTATTGTGTTTATTGACGAGCTTGAAGTCAAAAATACAATTCCAGCAAGAATTAAACGATTATATGAAGATATGCTGTCAAAAATTCGCCAAAAAGACGGACATTTACGCTTAGTTAAACGGGTTATCGGGCTGCCAGGCGACGAAATCAATATAGAAGATGGCTATGTATTTGTGAATGGACAACGTCTGGAAGAGGAATATTTATCTGTACCTACAAATGCAAAAAGTTTGGATTATCCTTTGCTGGTTGAAGAAGATCATTATTTTGTATTAGGGGATAATAGAACAGTAAGCTTAGACAGTCGAGATTTTGGAAGTGTTCCTATCGAAAAGATTGAAGGACGTGTAATGTTTCGCTTCTGGCCGCTCAACAAAATGGGACTATTAAAATAA
- the queA gene encoding tRNA preQ1(34) S-adenosylmethionine ribosyltransferase-isomerase QueA — translation MNVNEFYFDLPEHLIAQEPLKERTASRLMVLDQEKKTIEHKKFRDLIDYLNEGDCLVLNNTRVLPARLIGEKADTGGKVEFLLLNRKNNNEWEVLVKPGKKAKVGARITFGGGMLKAVVQEVAPGGNRIVKFEFEGIFEEVLDRLGTMPLPPYIKKELDDQERYQTVFSKHTGSAAAPTAGLHFTNEYLDAIKQKGVHIAYVTLHVGLGTFRPVKVDNILDHEMHSEYCYIKEEDAQVINSTKENGKKVFAVGTTSLRTLESLSDEHGRIEARSMWTDIFIYPGYTFKIIDGLITNFHLPESTLIMLVSALAGKDYVLKAYQEAIHEKYRFFSFGDAMIIK, via the coding sequence ATGAACGTAAACGAATTTTATTTTGACTTGCCGGAGCACTTGATTGCTCAAGAGCCTTTGAAGGAGCGAACGGCATCTAGACTGATGGTTCTTGACCAAGAAAAAAAGACAATTGAACATAAGAAGTTTCGGGATTTAATAGATTATTTAAATGAAGGCGATTGTTTGGTTCTTAACAATACGCGTGTACTTCCGGCAAGGCTTATTGGAGAAAAGGCAGATACGGGAGGTAAAGTCGAGTTTTTATTATTAAATAGAAAAAATAATAATGAATGGGAAGTGCTCGTAAAACCAGGAAAAAAGGCAAAGGTTGGTGCACGGATAACTTTTGGTGGTGGTATGCTAAAGGCGGTTGTCCAAGAGGTGGCTCCTGGCGGTAACCGTATTGTCAAATTTGAGTTCGAAGGCATCTTTGAGGAAGTTCTAGATCGATTGGGAACGATGCCCTTGCCACCCTACATAAAAAAAGAGCTCGATGATCAAGAGCGCTATCAAACAGTTTTTTCAAAGCATACCGGTTCGGCAGCAGCACCTACGGCAGGCTTGCATTTTACTAATGAATATTTGGATGCAATTAAACAAAAAGGTGTGCATATTGCGTATGTGACACTGCATGTTGGTTTGGGAACATTTCGTCCGGTCAAAGTGGATAATATCCTAGACCATGAAATGCACTCTGAATATTGCTATATTAAAGAAGAAGACGCTCAAGTGATTAATTCGACTAAGGAAAATGGAAAGAAAGTATTTGCGGTGGGGACAACAAGTCTTCGAACTTTGGAGTCCTTAAGCGATGAACATGGACGGATAGAAGCAAGATCAATGTGGACGGATATTTTTATATATCCGGGGTATACATTTAAAATCATCGACGGTCTCATCACCAATTTTCACTTGCCGGAATCAACACTAATCATGTTGGTCTCTGCACTTGCCGGAAAAGACTATGTCTTAAAGGCATATCAAGAAGCTATACATGAAAAATATCGTTTCTTCAGCTTTGGAGATGCGATGATTATAAAATGA
- a CDS encoding AraC family transcriptional regulator: MYTLSHLISNNKLDLGALYEIMKSAHYSFGISISLFNQQKKQLKTYGTGHELFAQYSDIYTEYMTYMDQNLPLSTTPILFKSSYGVHYLSFPLIHNNNFYGFIALGPFLESTLSEHQLNQIIQSKDLALSERHRFKGIFSKIPTLSKTHLFHIEKTFITLLESNHSPKTSTVKPDSENTDQARMTPMLDTHSKDTLSNFLNFDFELLFLDKVGNGDVEQVFALYYEHLRPAFSDYSTTGFIDNQFNAIILNTLLSRKVIQSSVDADYAIELSHQFIEAIKSSKTSQELMTVVEDMISKYTNSVLHIDSINHVGVIKKASKYVHNHLSEAIRLQEVADYIGLSPNYFSSLFKKEMNLAFADYVNHIRIKESQYLLKTTDQSILDIALAVGFNNQNYFTTIFKKVTGITPKQYRIKT; the protein is encoded by the coding sequence ATGTATACTCTTTCTCATCTGATTTCTAATAACAAACTGGATCTTGGCGCCCTATACGAAATCATGAAATCTGCCCACTACAGTTTTGGGATTTCAATAAGCTTGTTCAATCAACAAAAAAAGCAATTGAAGACTTATGGCACAGGGCACGAGCTGTTCGCCCAATATTCAGATATATATACTGAATATATGACCTATATGGATCAAAACCTTCCCCTTTCAACCACTCCTATTTTATTTAAATCAAGTTATGGCGTACATTACTTAAGCTTTCCTCTAATACATAACAATAATTTTTATGGTTTCATTGCACTGGGTCCATTTTTAGAATCTACATTGTCCGAACATCAGCTTAATCAAATCATACAATCTAAGGACTTAGCCCTAAGCGAGCGCCATCGTTTCAAAGGCATTTTTTCCAAAATTCCAACCCTCTCAAAAACCCATCTATTTCATATAGAAAAGACATTCATTACACTTCTTGAATCTAACCACTCCCCAAAGACCTCAACAGTAAAACCCGACAGCGAAAACACTGACCAAGCACGTATGACACCTATGCTTGATACACATTCCAAAGATACTTTGTCAAACTTTTTGAATTTTGACTTTGAATTATTGTTTTTGGACAAAGTAGGCAACGGCGACGTCGAACAGGTTTTTGCATTGTATTATGAACACCTTCGCCCTGCTTTTTCTGATTATTCAACAACAGGATTTATAGATAACCAGTTTAACGCGATCATCCTTAACACATTACTTTCCAGAAAGGTAATTCAGTCAAGTGTGGACGCCGATTATGCCATTGAGTTATCTCACCAGTTTATTGAGGCTATTAAATCATCTAAAACCTCCCAAGAATTAATGACGGTGGTAGAAGATATGATTAGCAAGTATACAAACAGCGTCTTACATATTGATTCAATTAATCATGTGGGCGTCATAAAAAAAGCTTCAAAATATGTGCATAATCATCTTTCAGAGGCTATTCGTTTACAAGAAGTTGCTGACTATATCGGTTTATCGCCAAATTACTTTTCTTCTTTATTTAAAAAAGAAATGAACCTTGCCTTTGCCGATTATGTAAATCATATACGTATTAAAGAAAGCCAATACTTATTAAAAACAACCGATCAATCTATTTTAGATATTGCTTTAGCTGTTGGATTTAATAATCAAAACTATTTTACAACCATCTTTAAAAAAGTTACAGGAATTACACCAAAGCAATATCGTATCAAAACATAA